The proteins below come from a single Euzebyales bacterium genomic window:
- a CDS encoding FAD-dependent oxidoreductase: protein MLEGCQVLVVGGGLGGIAAALAAARLGRRVVLTEPTRWLGGQLTVQAVPPDEHPWIEHTGANDSYLRLRKLIRERYRRTRDLTSTAAGDELLNPGACWVSRIGCEPGEAVAAIDALLAPHRAHGRIHVVDRHTPVSAEVDGDRVTAITLRDTMRGGEVTVAARFVLDATEEGDLLSLTGCEYVIGGEGSDVTGEPHNIPGGPDPLCQQAITWCVALEHRPGEDHTIDRPAAYTFWRRYQAPFWPGPQLGWVTQDPETGQPLRRPLFGGGRDLWRFRRIRYAGHYRDPSMTDITLVNWPQIDYWLAPVVDVPDDDRSQHLGRARELTRSFVYWLQTDALRPDGGTGWPGLRPAVDVLGTDDGFAQRHYTRESRRMRGQTTVLEPHVGVEARPGRRGAQAISDSVGVGSYRIDLHPTTCGRGYVDVASWPFQIPLGALVPIRLRNLLPAAKNLATTHVTNGCFRLHAVEWSVGEAAGALAAFCLDEATEPQAVHADPAAIARFQAVLDRLGVQRHWPSDIGEQAR, encoded by the coding sequence ATGCTCGAAGGTTGCCAGGTGCTCGTCGTCGGCGGTGGTCTCGGCGGGATCGCCGCCGCCCTGGCTGCCGCGCGCCTCGGCAGGCGTGTGGTGCTGACCGAGCCGACACGGTGGCTTGGCGGTCAGCTCACGGTGCAGGCGGTTCCGCCCGACGAGCACCCGTGGATCGAGCACACGGGCGCGAACGACAGCTACCTGCGACTCCGGAAGCTGATCCGTGAGCGGTACCGACGCACCCGTGATCTGACGTCGACTGCCGCCGGCGACGAACTGCTCAACCCCGGAGCCTGCTGGGTCAGCCGCATCGGGTGTGAACCGGGCGAGGCGGTCGCGGCCATCGACGCGCTGCTCGCGCCGCATCGGGCGCATGGTCGCATTCATGTTGTGGACCGGCACACCCCTGTGAGCGCCGAGGTAGACGGTGACCGGGTCACCGCCATCACCCTGCGCGACACCATGCGGGGCGGTGAGGTGACGGTCGCCGCCCGGTTTGTCCTGGATGCGACCGAGGAGGGTGATCTCCTGTCGCTGACGGGATGTGAATACGTCATCGGCGGTGAGGGCAGCGACGTCACCGGTGAGCCCCACAACATCCCCGGGGGCCCCGACCCGTTGTGTCAGCAGGCGATCACCTGGTGCGTCGCGCTCGAGCATCGGCCGGGCGAGGACCACACCATCGACCGCCCGGCCGCCTACACGTTCTGGCGGCGCTACCAGGCACCGTTCTGGCCTGGTCCTCAGCTCGGCTGGGTGACGCAGGACCCCGAGACGGGTCAGCCACTGCGGCGGCCGCTGTTCGGTGGGGGAAGGGATCTGTGGAGGTTCCGGCGCATCCGGTACGCGGGCCACTACCGCGACCCGTCGATGACCGACATCACGCTCGTCAACTGGCCGCAGATCGATTACTGGCTGGCTCCGGTGGTCGATGTCCCCGACGATGATCGGTCCCAGCATCTGGGGCGGGCACGTGAGCTGACGCGGTCGTTCGTGTACTGGCTCCAGACCGACGCGCTGCGCCCGGACGGAGGGACCGGCTGGCCCGGACTGCGGCCTGCAGTGGACGTCCTTGGCACCGACGACGGGTTCGCCCAGCGCCACTACACGCGCGAGAGCCGCCGGATGCGCGGCCAGACGACGGTGCTCGAGCCCCATGTCGGTGTGGAGGCCCGTCCCGGTCGGCGAGGGGCGCAGGCCATCAGCGACAGCGTCGGGGTGGGTTCTTATCGGATCGACCTCCATCCCACGACCTGTGGCCGCGGCTACGTCGACGTTGCCAGTTGGCCGTTCCAGATCCCACTCGGGGCGCTCGTCCCGATCCGCCTGCGCAATCTCCTGCCTGCTGCCAAGAACCTCGCGACCACCCACGTCACGAACGGCTGCTTCCGCCTGCACGCCGTCGAGTGGTCGGTCGGCGAGGCCGCCGGAGCACTCGCGGCGTTCTGCCTCGATGAGGCGACGGAACCACAGGCCGTGCACGCTGATCCGGCGGCGATCGCACGGTTCCAGGCAGTCCTGGACAGGCTCGGCGTGCAGCGCCACTGGCCATCGGACATCGGGGAGCAGGCGCGGTAG